In a single window of the Brachionichthys hirsutus isolate HB-005 chromosome 18, CSIRO-AGI_Bhir_v1, whole genome shotgun sequence genome:
- the mtfr1l gene encoding mitochondrial fission regulator 1-like: protein METETEVIPIWQNKPHGSNRSVVRRIGSTLPIRAPQRACFQELPGLAPHRPIDGPSVPTLADIAWIVADEEETYARVRTDTRPLKHEWRPTPLLVLHRNSSVPNFRREGKRMEGLKKPGATALNRTTALQDELSRLRAQIAKIVASDAGSNPMTPDLLSPDDTSMSFSMAPFETASYQPAATTAASFVISDVTEEEEEEEEEEDEKDVSVVSELVPDPLPPISMTASATFDLDRPSMDFREAEEDTVSLSKSTSFADVMDILKDMNRMKMSKDRYNRGCTSLREEDSATLISEALRKKFVLKEEDTSSLKRK from the exons ATGGAAACAGAGACA GAAGTTATTCCAATCTGGCAGAATAAGCCTCACGGATCTAACCGCAGTGTCGTAAGAAGAATAGGTTCCACGCTTCCAATTAGAGCGCCACAAAGGGCATGTTTCCAG GAGCTACCTGGTCTGGCCCCTCATCGGCCCATTGATGGACCATCAGTTCCCACCTTGGCAGATATAGCGTGGATTGTTGCAGATGAAGAAGAGACCTATGCCAGAGTGCG GACGGACACTCGTCCTCTGAAACATGAATGGCGGCCCACGCCTCTCCTGGTGCTCCACCGGAACTCCTCCGTGCCCAACTTCCGCCGTGAGGGCAAAAGAATGGAGGGGCTTAAGAAGCCTGGGGCGACCGCACTGAACCGCACTACAGCCCTGCAGGACGAGCTCAGCAGACTCCGTGCGCAGATTGCCAAGATCGTGGCGAGTGATGCCG GCTCCAACCCCATGACCCCTGATCTGCTCTCCCCCGATGACACAAGCATGAGCTTCTCCATGGCCCCCTTCGAAACGGCGTCCTACCAGCCAGCTGCCACTACTGCTGCTTCCTTTGTCATCAGCGAcgtcacagaggaggaggaggaagaagaggaagaggaggatgagaaagATGTCTCTGTGGTGTCAGAGCTTGTTCCCGACCCCTTGCCCCCTATTTCCATGACAGCGTcagcgacctttgacctggacCGGCCTAGCATGGACTTccgagaggcagaggaggataCAGTGTCGCTGTCCAAGTCCACCAGCTTTGCCGATGTTATGGACATCCTGAAGGACATGAACCGCATGAAGATGAGCAAAGACAG GTACAACAGAGGCTGTACGTCCCTCAGGGAAGAGGACTCCGCCACTCTGATTTCAGAAGCTCTACGGAAAAAATTTGTCCTGAAGGAAGAAGATACTTCCTCCCTTAAACGAAAGTAG